The genomic stretch TTTGACAACAGAATCGCCTTGAATCAGTTATACCGTGGACAGAGAGTGATACACAGGCATAAAACCAACATTAACTTGGTCCCAAAGATCATCACTTTGGGTGGTGATCACACTATCACCTTGATGGCATTGAAATCTGTTTCTGAGCAAATAGGAAAACCGGTACAAATTATCCACTTCGATTCCCACATTGATACATGGAACCCTAAGGTTCTAGGAGGTGGAATCACCAACTACATGTCTCTCAATCACGGTACATTCTTGCACTACGCTCATGAACAAGGGTATATTGTAGATGGTGGTAATTATCATGTTGGAATCAGAGCTCCGTACATAGACAATGTCTACGATGGCCAGCATGATATAGAGTGTGGTTTCAACATCATCAGTGCAAATGATGTTGACAAGTTGGGAGTGTCTGGGATTATCaggaaattgaaacaagCAGTCAAGACAAACCCTGTTTATATTTCCGTAGATATCGACGTCTTGGATCCAGCTACGGCTCCAGGAACGGGAACTATGGAAATCGGAGGCTTGACAGGAAGAGAGTTGTTGAGCATCCTTGACGGGTTGAAGGGTATTGAATTGGTTGGAGCAGATGTTGTAGAGGTATCTCCTCCATACGATACAAACTCAGAAATTACTAGTTTGGCTGCTACTTCAGTTGTTGACTCgctcttgaaattgatggTGGTGAAAGGTGTAGAACAGTGATAAATAGGTGCATTCTTTAGAACTCATATGGATTTGTATTCAACTATTAAGTACTAGGCCACAGTGTAGATACTTTGATTCAATATTATTCCTCAGGTGAGTACAAGGATTAATTGCATTGGTGACAATATCTACAATATTTGCAACGAGTTTGCAAATAGTTATTATAATAGTAAGCGcaaaatggctgcgaaaattggaaaatataAAAATAGATGAGCGCAGATTCTGGTAGTGAAAATCTATACGTTCACCAGAAGTTCCAGTACCTAAAGTTTCTTCCCTATTATTGTATAGCATCTTATGGAGACACTCTCTTGCTTGTTGTTTCGTTCCATTATCTTATCTCTGCAAGTTTAGTGGTTGCCTGGGAGATGGAACAGTATGCAATGAGATAAACTGACTACAGGAACCGAACAAAGATGCCCAAGGAGGCTTTTTTCACGGCTGTAGAAAGAGAAGCCCAATGAGACTACAAAGGGGCAGATACGTGCAAAATTGTTTACACTATGAATTAGGGTCAATGTATTGGAGACtaagaatttgaatttcactccaagaagttctgGGGTGATGATCTCATAGTACATCTGGCCATGCCAGGGTGCAGATCTGGATTTTATTGTGCGATACCAGATCCAAGAATTTCGCTACGGTTGAATCAGAAAAACTTGAACAGACAAGAAacgaaaaaaaaatcaaGACAAGACAAGACAAGACATGACAAGACAAAGTCGGATATCAGGACATTCCCTGCAACGGCGGATTCTTGTATTTTTGCATCTGTACACTTTTTGTGTATTTTAATATTCCGTCCATAAGGAGAGCCTCTGCGATAATTGTCTCACAAATGCCTTTTAGCCAAAAGCCAACGGAGCTCTCTGCTCGATTTGCATCTCTGGGC from Scheffersomyces stipitis CBS 6054 chromosome 2, complete sequence encodes the following:
- the CAR12 gene encoding arginase (go_funtion catalytic activity), encoding MKMQSKVNLPSDDDTSDILMDQGIFGGILTYAHLPHFNCFDPQFIDDSDVHKIDIAIVGAPFDTGVSFRPGARFGPEAIRRSARRIGGAHVRTTKKRKNYPIDPYDETTHNYSIVDCGDVAMSPFDNRIALNQLYRGQRVIHRHKTNINLVPKIITLGGDHTITLMALKSVSEQIGKPVQIIHFDSHIDTWNPKVLGGGITNYMSLNHGTFLHYAHEQGYIVDGGNYHVGIRAPYIDNVYDGQHDIECGFNIISANDVDKLGVSGIIRKLKQAVKTNPVYISVDIDVLDPATAPGTGTMEIGGLTGRELLSILDGLKGIELVGADVVEVSPPYDTNSEITSLAATSVVDSLLKLMVVKGVEQ